The following are encoded together in the Glycine soja cultivar W05 chromosome 5, ASM419377v2, whole genome shotgun sequence genome:
- the LOC114413293 gene encoding uncharacterized protein LOC114413293, which translates to MEGLLPLVYKAIKKRKTRRQYQCLSSGAALSYNMNVAEFYPQTHDHGHGYNYMQEPSTSMQKVVDHDDDDTENIGYLRYNSVREFSNGFSSPHQQRTCAADSPDSKQLVRFRSQKLFSCLAG; encoded by the coding sequence ATGGAGGGTCTTCTGCCTCTGGTTTACAAAGCAATCAAGAAACGCAAGACTCGCAGGCAATACCAGTGTCTTTCTTCAGGGGCTGCTCTAAGCTACAACATGAACGTGGCTGAGTTCTACCCTCAAACTCATGATCATGGCCATGGCTATAATTACATGCAGGAGCCTTCAACTTCAATGCAAAAAGTGGttgatcatgatgatgatgatacaGAAAACATTGGTTATCTGCGATACAATTCTGTTAGAGAATTCTCTAATGGGTTCTCTTCGCCTCATCAACAAAGAACCTGTGCCGCTGACTCACCCGATTCGAAGCAACTCGTCAGGTTTAGGAGTCAGAAATTATTTTCATGCCTCGCTGGTTAA
- the LOC114413294 gene encoding uncharacterized protein LOC114413294 isoform X1 produces MPKNKCPREAVTEWTRGSGATICFHFSTTLVRCHVLLLLVFVHSSSANLTNMVRTIKRIWKIFCEKMQGSKNQCQLSDKKGYVSSLGCFFGLLDANFFEDKQIGEIAEGANEFNIPIIRANRKLVASENGELHYPSPLVFNADWNSQPTHFENKSFNYPSISGIQSPESEEDIAFMSVLELGELIKTKQITSLELTQIFLRRLKKYNPTLEAVVTYTEELAHEQAKEADKLLSRGVYLGPLHGIPYGLKDIISVPKYKTTWGSKSFKNQVIDVEAWVYKRLKSAGAVLVAKLVSGSLAYDDIWFGGRTRNPWNIEEFSTGSSAGPAASTSAGMVPFAFGTETAGSITFPAARCGVTALRPTFGTIGRSGVMSISESLDKLGPFCRSATDCAIILDIVRGKDLDDPSSKHSSLDDPFLVDITKLTVGYLDDAEMEVVHVLDSKGVKMVPFKLNYTVDSVQGILNFTMDVDMLAHFDEWQRSGKDNVYEAQDQWPTELRRARLIPAVDYVQAQRARGRLIKEIRESFSVDAFIGNATDWEKVCLGNLVGLPVIVVPTGLKNISDPPPGGTRRRTTIPTGIYAPPNRDHIALALAMAYQEVTNHHKQRPPINDLGPNDKLPS; encoded by the exons ATGCCGAAGAACAAGTGTCCCCGAGAAGCAGTTACAGAATGGACACGTGGTAGCGGTGCCACAATCTGCTTCCACTTTTCAACAACACTTGTTCGCTGTCATGTTCTTCTGCTTCTCGTCTTTGTTCACTCTTCCAGTGCAAACCTAACAAACATG GTGAGAACCATAAAAAGAATATGGAAAATATTCTGCGAGAAAATGCAG GGAAGTAAAAACCAATGTCAATTATCAGACAAGAAAGGTTATGTTTCCAGCCTAGGATGTTTCTTTGGACTGCTTGATGCCAACTTCTTCGAGGATAAACAG ATTGGGGAGATTGCCGAGGGTGCAAATGAGTTCAATATTCCAATCATAAGAGCTAATCGAAAACTTGTAGCTTCTGAGAATGGGGAGCTGCATTATCCCTCTCCTTTAGTCTTCAATGCTGATTGGAACTCTCAACCAACtcattttgaaaacaaaagcttcaACTATCCTTCCATCTCTGGGATACAAAGCCCTGAATCTGAAGAAGATATTGCCTTTATGAGT GTTCTTGAGTTAGGTGAActcatcaaaacaaaacaaattactTCTCTGGAGCTTACACAAATATTCTTGCGGAGACTGAAAAA GTACAACCCTACTCTTGAAGCTGTAGTCACTTATACTGAAGAGTTGGCACACGAGCAAGCAAAAGAAGCAGATAAGTTGCTTAGCCGTGGAGTCTATCTGG GGCCTCTTCATGGGATTCCTTATGGATTGAAGGACATAATATCAGTGCCCAAATACAAAACGACCTGGGGATCAAAATCATTCAAAAATCAAGTTATTGACGTAGAAGCTTGGGTCTATAAAAG GTTGAAGTCCGCTGGGGCAGTTCTTGTTGCAAAGCTTGTTTCTGGATCATTGGCATATGATGATATTTGGTTTGGTGGTAGAACTAGGAACCCATGGAATATTGAGGAATTTTCTACTGGGTCATCTGCTGGACCTGCAGCAAGCACCTCAGCAG GTATGGTTCCATTTGCATTCGGTACAGAAACAGCTGGATCCATAACTTTTCCTGCAGCTCGATGTGGAGTGACAGCGTTGCGCCCAACTTTTGGTACTATTGGTCGAAGTGGTGTAATGAGCATTTCAGAAAGCTTG GATAAGCTTGGTCCTTTCTGTAGATCTGCAACTGATTGTGCTATTATTCTTGATATTGTTCGGGGAAAAGATCTTGATGATCCCTCATCAAAACATAGCTCTCTGGATGATCCATTCCTGGTTGACATTACAAAGTTGACTGTTGGATATCTTGATGATGCTGAAATGGAG GTTGTTCATGTTCTTGATTCAAAAGGTGTCAAGATGGTCCCTTTCAAACTGAATTACACAGTGGATTCCGTTCAAGGTATCTTAAATTTCACAATGGATGTTGACATGCTGGCCCACTTTGATGAGTGGCAACGCTCAGGCAAGGATAATGTGTATGAAGCTCAAGATCAGTGGCCCACTGAACTACGCCGTGCTCGCTTAATTCCAGCCGTGGACTATGTACAG GCACAAAGAGCACGGGGAAGGCTAATAAAGGAAATAAGAGAGTCCTTCAGCGTGGATGCATTCATTGGCAATGCAACTGACTGGGAGAAAGTTTGCCTAGGAAATCTTGTTGGCTTACCAGTCATAGTAGTGCCAACAGGACTTAAAAATATCTCTGATCCACCACCTGGTGGCACTAGAAGAAGAACGACAATTCCCACGGGCATTTATGCTCCCCCTAACCGTGATCACATT GCTCTGGCGTTGGCAATGGCTTACCAAGAGGTCACCAATCACCATAAACAGCGCCCTCCTATCAACGATCTCGGGCCAAATGATAAGCTTCCTAGCTGA
- the LOC114413294 gene encoding uncharacterized protein LOC114413294 isoform X2 yields the protein MPKNKCPREAVTEWTRGSGATICFHFSTTLVRCHVLLLLVFVHSSSANLTNMGSKNQCQLSDKKGYVSSLGCFFGLLDANFFEDKQIGEIAEGANEFNIPIIRANRKLVASENGELHYPSPLVFNADWNSQPTHFENKSFNYPSISGIQSPESEEDIAFMSVLELGELIKTKQITSLELTQIFLRRLKKYNPTLEAVVTYTEELAHEQAKEADKLLSRGVYLGPLHGIPYGLKDIISVPKYKTTWGSKSFKNQVIDVEAWVYKRLKSAGAVLVAKLVSGSLAYDDIWFGGRTRNPWNIEEFSTGSSAGPAASTSAGMVPFAFGTETAGSITFPAARCGVTALRPTFGTIGRSGVMSISESLDKLGPFCRSATDCAIILDIVRGKDLDDPSSKHSSLDDPFLVDITKLTVGYLDDAEMEVVHVLDSKGVKMVPFKLNYTVDSVQGILNFTMDVDMLAHFDEWQRSGKDNVYEAQDQWPTELRRARLIPAVDYVQAQRARGRLIKEIRESFSVDAFIGNATDWEKVCLGNLVGLPVIVVPTGLKNISDPPPGGTRRRTTIPTGIYAPPNRDHIALALAMAYQEVTNHHKQRPPINDLGPNDKLPS from the exons ATGCCGAAGAACAAGTGTCCCCGAGAAGCAGTTACAGAATGGACACGTGGTAGCGGTGCCACAATCTGCTTCCACTTTTCAACAACACTTGTTCGCTGTCATGTTCTTCTGCTTCTCGTCTTTGTTCACTCTTCCAGTGCAAACCTAACAAACATG GGAAGTAAAAACCAATGTCAATTATCAGACAAGAAAGGTTATGTTTCCAGCCTAGGATGTTTCTTTGGACTGCTTGATGCCAACTTCTTCGAGGATAAACAG ATTGGGGAGATTGCCGAGGGTGCAAATGAGTTCAATATTCCAATCATAAGAGCTAATCGAAAACTTGTAGCTTCTGAGAATGGGGAGCTGCATTATCCCTCTCCTTTAGTCTTCAATGCTGATTGGAACTCTCAACCAACtcattttgaaaacaaaagcttcaACTATCCTTCCATCTCTGGGATACAAAGCCCTGAATCTGAAGAAGATATTGCCTTTATGAGT GTTCTTGAGTTAGGTGAActcatcaaaacaaaacaaattactTCTCTGGAGCTTACACAAATATTCTTGCGGAGACTGAAAAA GTACAACCCTACTCTTGAAGCTGTAGTCACTTATACTGAAGAGTTGGCACACGAGCAAGCAAAAGAAGCAGATAAGTTGCTTAGCCGTGGAGTCTATCTGG GGCCTCTTCATGGGATTCCTTATGGATTGAAGGACATAATATCAGTGCCCAAATACAAAACGACCTGGGGATCAAAATCATTCAAAAATCAAGTTATTGACGTAGAAGCTTGGGTCTATAAAAG GTTGAAGTCCGCTGGGGCAGTTCTTGTTGCAAAGCTTGTTTCTGGATCATTGGCATATGATGATATTTGGTTTGGTGGTAGAACTAGGAACCCATGGAATATTGAGGAATTTTCTACTGGGTCATCTGCTGGACCTGCAGCAAGCACCTCAGCAG GTATGGTTCCATTTGCATTCGGTACAGAAACAGCTGGATCCATAACTTTTCCTGCAGCTCGATGTGGAGTGACAGCGTTGCGCCCAACTTTTGGTACTATTGGTCGAAGTGGTGTAATGAGCATTTCAGAAAGCTTG GATAAGCTTGGTCCTTTCTGTAGATCTGCAACTGATTGTGCTATTATTCTTGATATTGTTCGGGGAAAAGATCTTGATGATCCCTCATCAAAACATAGCTCTCTGGATGATCCATTCCTGGTTGACATTACAAAGTTGACTGTTGGATATCTTGATGATGCTGAAATGGAG GTTGTTCATGTTCTTGATTCAAAAGGTGTCAAGATGGTCCCTTTCAAACTGAATTACACAGTGGATTCCGTTCAAGGTATCTTAAATTTCACAATGGATGTTGACATGCTGGCCCACTTTGATGAGTGGCAACGCTCAGGCAAGGATAATGTGTATGAAGCTCAAGATCAGTGGCCCACTGAACTACGCCGTGCTCGCTTAATTCCAGCCGTGGACTATGTACAG GCACAAAGAGCACGGGGAAGGCTAATAAAGGAAATAAGAGAGTCCTTCAGCGTGGATGCATTCATTGGCAATGCAACTGACTGGGAGAAAGTTTGCCTAGGAAATCTTGTTGGCTTACCAGTCATAGTAGTGCCAACAGGACTTAAAAATATCTCTGATCCACCACCTGGTGGCACTAGAAGAAGAACGACAATTCCCACGGGCATTTATGCTCCCCCTAACCGTGATCACATT GCTCTGGCGTTGGCAATGGCTTACCAAGAGGTCACCAATCACCATAAACAGCGCCCTCCTATCAACGATCTCGGGCCAAATGATAAGCTTCCTAGCTGA
- the LOC114413294 gene encoding uncharacterized protein LOC114413294 isoform X3: MPKNKCPREAVTEWTRGSGATICFHFSTTLVRCHVLLLLVFVHSSSANLTNMVRTIKRIWKIFCEKMQGSKNQCQLSDKKGYVSSLGCFFGLLDANFFEDKQIGEIAEGANEFNIPIIRANRKLVASENGELHYPSPLVFNADWNSQPTHFENKSFNYPSISGIQSPESEEDIAFMSVLELGELIKTKQITSLELTQIFLRRLKKYNPTLEAVVTYTEELAHEQAKEADKLLSRGVYLGPLHGIPYGLKDIISVPKYKTTWGSKSFKNQVIDVEAWVYKRLKSAGAVLVAKLVSGSLAYDDIWFGGRTRNPWNIEEFSTGSSAGPAASTSAGMVPFAFGTETAGSITFPAARCGVTALRPTFGTIGRSGVMSISESLVVHVLDSKGVKMVPFKLNYTVDSVQGILNFTMDVDMLAHFDEWQRSGKDNVYEAQDQWPTELRRARLIPAVDYVQAQRARGRLIKEIRESFSVDAFIGNATDWEKVCLGNLVGLPVIVVPTGLKNISDPPPGGTRRRTTIPTGIYAPPNRDHIALALAMAYQEVTNHHKQRPPINDLGPNDKLPS, translated from the exons ATGCCGAAGAACAAGTGTCCCCGAGAAGCAGTTACAGAATGGACACGTGGTAGCGGTGCCACAATCTGCTTCCACTTTTCAACAACACTTGTTCGCTGTCATGTTCTTCTGCTTCTCGTCTTTGTTCACTCTTCCAGTGCAAACCTAACAAACATG GTGAGAACCATAAAAAGAATATGGAAAATATTCTGCGAGAAAATGCAG GGAAGTAAAAACCAATGTCAATTATCAGACAAGAAAGGTTATGTTTCCAGCCTAGGATGTTTCTTTGGACTGCTTGATGCCAACTTCTTCGAGGATAAACAG ATTGGGGAGATTGCCGAGGGTGCAAATGAGTTCAATATTCCAATCATAAGAGCTAATCGAAAACTTGTAGCTTCTGAGAATGGGGAGCTGCATTATCCCTCTCCTTTAGTCTTCAATGCTGATTGGAACTCTCAACCAACtcattttgaaaacaaaagcttcaACTATCCTTCCATCTCTGGGATACAAAGCCCTGAATCTGAAGAAGATATTGCCTTTATGAGT GTTCTTGAGTTAGGTGAActcatcaaaacaaaacaaattactTCTCTGGAGCTTACACAAATATTCTTGCGGAGACTGAAAAA GTACAACCCTACTCTTGAAGCTGTAGTCACTTATACTGAAGAGTTGGCACACGAGCAAGCAAAAGAAGCAGATAAGTTGCTTAGCCGTGGAGTCTATCTGG GGCCTCTTCATGGGATTCCTTATGGATTGAAGGACATAATATCAGTGCCCAAATACAAAACGACCTGGGGATCAAAATCATTCAAAAATCAAGTTATTGACGTAGAAGCTTGGGTCTATAAAAG GTTGAAGTCCGCTGGGGCAGTTCTTGTTGCAAAGCTTGTTTCTGGATCATTGGCATATGATGATATTTGGTTTGGTGGTAGAACTAGGAACCCATGGAATATTGAGGAATTTTCTACTGGGTCATCTGCTGGACCTGCAGCAAGCACCTCAGCAG GTATGGTTCCATTTGCATTCGGTACAGAAACAGCTGGATCCATAACTTTTCCTGCAGCTCGATGTGGAGTGACAGCGTTGCGCCCAACTTTTGGTACTATTGGTCGAAGTGGTGTAATGAGCATTTCAGAAAGCTTG GTTGTTCATGTTCTTGATTCAAAAGGTGTCAAGATGGTCCCTTTCAAACTGAATTACACAGTGGATTCCGTTCAAGGTATCTTAAATTTCACAATGGATGTTGACATGCTGGCCCACTTTGATGAGTGGCAACGCTCAGGCAAGGATAATGTGTATGAAGCTCAAGATCAGTGGCCCACTGAACTACGCCGTGCTCGCTTAATTCCAGCCGTGGACTATGTACAG GCACAAAGAGCACGGGGAAGGCTAATAAAGGAAATAAGAGAGTCCTTCAGCGTGGATGCATTCATTGGCAATGCAACTGACTGGGAGAAAGTTTGCCTAGGAAATCTTGTTGGCTTACCAGTCATAGTAGTGCCAACAGGACTTAAAAATATCTCTGATCCACCACCTGGTGGCACTAGAAGAAGAACGACAATTCCCACGGGCATTTATGCTCCCCCTAACCGTGATCACATT GCTCTGGCGTTGGCAATGGCTTACCAAGAGGTCACCAATCACCATAAACAGCGCCCTCCTATCAACGATCTCGGGCCAAATGATAAGCTTCCTAGCTGA
- the LOC114413295 gene encoding ribonuclease TUDOR 1-like translates to MASSASGATGWYRGKVKSVPSGDCVVIMAMPTGKPGPLPEKSITLSSLMAPRLARRGGVDEPFAWESREFLRKLCIGKEVAFRVDYTVPSINRDFGTVFIGDKNVAMLVVSAGWAKIREQGQQKGEASPYLAELLRLEEQAKQEGLGRWSKIPGAAEASIRNLPPSAIGDSSNFNARDLLHANKGRPMEGIVEQVRDGSTLRVYLLPEFQFVQVFVAGIQAPQMGRRAVPESVAEPEVTADATNGDVTGEPRAPLTSAQKLAASASASAETAADPFAPEAKFFTEIRVLNRDVRIVLEGVDKFNNLIGSVYYPDGDSAKDLALELVENGFAKYVEWSANMMEEEAKRKLKTSELQAKKNRLKIWTNYVPPATNSKAIHDQNFTGKVVEVVSGDCIIVADDLIPYGSPLAERRVNLSSIRCPKVGNPRRDEKPAPYAREAKEFLRTRLIGRQVNVQMEYSRKVGPADGSAVPSGASEARAMDFGSVFLPSTVKADGDDAPSSVPPAGSQQNGVNVGELIVSRGFGTVVRHRDFEERSNYYDALLTAESRAISGRKGIHSAKDSPAMHITDLTTASAKKAKDFLPFLHRSRKIPAVVEYVLSGHRFKLLIPKETCSIAFSFSGVRCPGRNEPYSDESIALMRRKIMQRDVEIEVETVDRTGTFLGSLWESRTNMAITLLEAGLAKLQTSFGSDRIPDFHLLEQAEQSAKKQKLRIWENYVEGEEVSNGAPVENKQQEVLKVTVTEVLGGGKFYVQPVGDQRIASIQQQLSFLNLQEAPLLGAFNPKKGDTVLCLFGADKSWYRAMVVNGPRGPVESPNDMFEVFYIDYGNQEEVPYSQLRPIDPSVSAAPGIAQLCSLAYVKVPNLEEDFGQEAAEYLSELTLNSGKEFRAKVEERDTSGGKAKGQGTGTVLAVTLVAVDSEISVNAAMLQEGLARLEKRNRWDGKERQQALDNLVPFQGEARTSRRGMWQYGDIQSDDEDTAPPARKAGGRK, encoded by the exons ATGGCGTCATCAGCGAGTGGAGCGACGGGATGGTACAGAGGAAAGGTGAAATCGGTTCCTTCGGGGGATTGCGTGGTCATCATGGCCATGCCTACCGGCAAGCCTGGTCCTTTGCCTGAAAAGTCCATCACGTTATCATCTCTAATGGCTCCTAGACTG GCGCGTAGAGGTGGTGTAGATGAGCCGTTTGCATGGGAAAGTAGAGAGTTTCTACGGAAGCTCTGCATTGGGAAG GAGGTGGCCTTCAGAGTTGATTACACCGTGCCATCGATAAATCGTGACTTTGGCACAGTTTTTATTGGGGATAAGAATGTTGCAATGCTGGTTGTTTCTGCAGGATGGGCAAAG ATAAGAGAGCAGGGGCAACAGAAGGGCGAGGCAAGTCCTTACCTAGCAGAATTGTTACGGTTGGAGGAACAAGCTAAACAAGAAGGCCTTGGTCGTTGGAGCAAG ATTCCTGGTGCTGCTGAGGCATCCATCAGAAATCTACCACCATCGGCCATTGGTGACTCTAGCAACTTTAATGCTAGGGATTTATTACATGCTAACAAGGGCAGGCCCATGGAAGGAATTGTTGAGCAGGTTCGCGATGGCAGTACCCTGCGTGTCTATTTGCTCCCAGAGTTTCAGTTTGTCCAAGTTTTTGTTGCTGGAATTCAG GCCCCACAAATGGGAAGGAGAGCGGTACCTGAAAGTGTTGCTGAACCAGAGGTTACAGCTGATGCGACTAATGGAGATGTTACTGGGGAACCTCGAGCCCCACTAACATCTGCCCAAAAACTTGCAGCCTCCGCATCTGCATCTGCTGAAACTGCTGCTGATCCTTTTGCTCCTGAAGCTAAATTCTTCACCGAGATTAGAGTATTGAATCGAGAT GTTCGGATTGTCCTGGAAGGTGTTGATAAGTTCAACAATTTGATTGGGTCAGTGTATTATCCTGATGGTGACTCAGCAAAAGACCTGGCATTGGAGCTTGTGGAAAAT GGTTTTGCCAAATATGTTGAATGGAGTGCAAATATGATGGAAGAAGAGGCAAAACGGAAGCTGAAGACTTCAGAGCTTCAGGCTAAGAAAAACAGGTTAAAGATTTGGACAAACTATGTACCACCGGCAACAAATTCAAAGGCAATACATGACCAGAATTTTACAGGAAAG GTGGTTGAGGTTGTTAGTGGAGATTGCATCATTGTTGCTGATGATTTGATTCCGTATGGCAGTCCACTAGCAGAGCGGCGAGTCAACCTTTCAAGTATTAGGTGTCCAAAAGTAGGCAATCCTCGTAGAGATGAAAAACCAGCTCCATATGCTCGCGAAGCAAAGGAGTTCTTGAGAACACGCCTCATTGGTCGTCAA GTAAATGTTCAAATGGAGTATTCTAGAAAGGTTGGTCCAGCAGATGGATCTGCGGTTCCATCAGGAGCTTCTGAAGCTAGAGCAATGGATTTTGGATCAGTATTCCTACCCAGCACCGTTAAGGCTGATGGTGATGATGCTCCTTCATCTGTTCCACCTGCTGGAAGTCAGCAAAATGGGGTGAATGTTGGGGAGTTGATAGTTAGCCGTGGCTTTGGAACTGTCGTTAGACACCGTGACTTTGAAGAGAGATCAAACTACTATGATGCTCTCCTTACTGCTGAATCACGTGCTATTTCTGGAAGAAAAGGGATCCATTCTGCCAAGGATTCTCCAGCCATGCATATAACTGACTTGACCACA GCATCAGCAAAGAAAGCCAAGGATTTCTTGCCTTTCCTTCACCGAAGTAGAAAAATCCCTGCAGTTGTGGAATATGTCCTTAGTGGCCATCGTTTTAAATTGTTAATTCCAAAAGAAACTTGCAGCATTGCCTTTTCATTTTCTGGTGTCAGATGTCCTGGTCGCAATGAGCCATATTCTGATGAATCCATCGCACTCATGAGGCGGAAAATAATGCAGAGAGATGTTGAG attGAGGTAGAGACTGTTGACAGAACTGGAACTTTCTTGGGTTCCTTATGGGAGTCAAGGACCAATATGGCAATTACACTGCTCGAAGCTGGTCTTGCAAAGCTGCAAACCTCCTTTGGCAGTGACAGAATTCCTGATTTTCATCTTCTGGAGCAAGCTGAACAATCTGCCAAGAAGCAAAAGCTGAGA ATTTGGGAGAACTATGTTGAAGGGGAGGAAGTATCTAATGGTGCACCTGTCGAGAACAAACAACAAGAAGTGCTCAAG GTGACAGTAACAGAAGTCTTGGGTGGAGGTAAATTCTATGTGCAGCCTGTTGGGGATCAAAGGATAGCATCCATTCAGCAACAGCTTTCTTTTTTGAACCTTCAAGAAGCTCCTCTGCTTGGAGCTTTCAATCCTAAGAAGGGTGACACAGTCCTTTGTCTTTTTGGTGCTGATAAATCTTGGTACCGGGCAATG GTAGTCAATGGACCTCGAGGACCTGTTGAATCTCCAAACGACATGTTTGAAGTATTCTATATTGATTATGGAAATCAAGAAGAAGTACCTTACTCTCAGCTACGGCCTATCGATCCATCTGTATCTGCTGCTCCTGGTATTGCACAATTGTGCAGCCTTGCATATGTGAAGGTTCCAAACTTGGAAGAGGATTTTGGCCAAGAAGCAGCTGAATATTTGAGCGAACTCACTTTAAACAGTGGCAAAGAGTTTAGGGCCAAGGTCGAGGAGAGAGATACATCTGGAGGGAAAGCGAAAGGGCAGGGTACTGGGACAGTGCTTGCGGTAACTCTAGTAGCTGTGGATTCGGAGATCAGTGTTAATGCTGCCATGCTACAG GAAGGACTTGCTAGGCTAGAAAAAAGGAATAGGTGGGACGGAAAAGAAAGACAACAGGCCCTTGACAATTTGGTTCCGTTCCAGGGCGAAGCTCGAACCAGTAGGCGTGGAATGTGGCAGTATGGAGATATCCAGTCTGATGACGAGGACACTGCTCCTCCTGCTAGAAAGGCTGGTGGTAGAAAATGA
- the LOC114413296 gene encoding calnexin homolog yields MAKPKRISLRIFALLLLISTSSFQLLRASDDADDDAIFYDSFDEDFEDRWVVSQKDEYSGVWKHAKSEGHDDYGLLVSEKARKYAIVKELDEAVSLKDETVVLQFETRLQNGLECGGAYLKYLRPQEAGWKSKEFDNESPYSIMFGPDKCGATNKVHFIFKHKNPKSGEYVEHHLKNPPSVPSDKLSHVYTAILKPDNELQILIDGEQKKKVNFLSADDFEPPLIPPKTIPDPDDKKPEDWDEREKIPDSSAVKPDDWDENAPLEIVDEEAEKPEGWLDNEPEEIDDPEATKPEDWDDEEDGEWEAPKIENPKCEAAPGCGEWKRPMKRNPAYKGKWHAPLIENPAYKGIWKPQDIPNPDYFEIKKPDFEPIAAIGIEIWTMQDGILFDNILIAKDDKIAESYRETTWKPKFTVEKEKQKEEDSEAGSSGLAGFQKKVFDLLYKIADIPFLSAYKLKIYDVIEKGQEQPNLTVGIVVAVVVVIVSVFLRLIFGGKKKPTRVEKTNVEPAETATSQGSGENEENKEKEESSAPARRRPTRRDN; encoded by the exons ATGGCAAAACCAAAGCGAATCTCTCTGCGTATCTTTGCGCTGCTCCTCTTGATTTCCACCTCTTCGTTTCAGCTTCTCCGCGCTTCCGATGACGCCGATGATGATGCG ATCTTCTATGATTCGTTCGACGAGGATTTTGAAGACCGTTGGGTTGTGTCTCAGAAAGATGAGTACAGTG GTGTCTGGAAACATGCCAAGAGTGAGGGACATGATGATTATGGGCTTCTTGTCAGTGAGAAAGCAAGGAAATATGCTATAGTAAAAGAACTTGATGAGGCCGTGAGTCTCAAGGATGAAACAGTTGTTCTTCAGTTTGAAACTCGGCTTCAGAATGGCCTTGAGTGTGGTGGTGCATATCTAAAATATCTCCGACCACAGGAGGCTGGATGGAAATCCAAGGAATTTGATAATGAATCTCCATATTCTATCATGTTTGGTCCTGACAAGTGTGGTGCCACAAACAAAGTACACTTCATTTTCAAGCATAAGAATCCCAAGAGTGGGGAGTATGTTGAACACCATCTTAAGAATCCCCCTTCTGTCCCGTCTGACAAATTATCTCATGTGTACACTGCCATTTTGAAGCCTGACAATGAGTTGCAAATTTTGATTGATGGGGAACAGAAGAAGAAGGTAAATTTCTTATCTGCTGATGATTTTGAACCCCCTCTTATCCCTCCCAAGACAATCCCAGATCCTGATGATAAAAAACCTGAGGACTgggatgagagagagaaaattccAGACTCAAGTGCAGTAAAGCCAGATGACTGGGATGAGAATGCACCCTTGGAAATTGTTGATGAAGAAGCTGAGAAACCTGAAGGATGGTTAGACAATGAACCTGAGGAGATAGATGATCCAGAGGCAACAAAACCAGAAGATTGGGACGATGAGGAGGATGGTGAATGGGAAGCCCCAAAGATTGAGAACCCAAAATGTGAAGCAGCCCCCGGTTGTGGTGAGTGGAAGAGGCCAATGAAGAGGAATCCAGCTTACAAAGGAAAATGGCATGCCCCACTAATTGAAAATCCTGCTTATAAGGGAATTTGGAAGCCTCAGGACATTCCAAACCCTGACtactttgaaattaaaaaacctGATTTTGAGCCTATTGCTGCTATTGGTATTGAGATTTGGACAATGCAAGATGGTATATTGTTTGACAACATCTTGATAGCTAAAGATGATAAAATTGCCGAGTCCTACCGGGAGACTACATGGAAGCCCAAGTTTACCGTCGAGAAAGAAAAACAGAAGGAAGAAGATTCGGAAGCTGGATCAAGTGGTCTTGCTGGCTTCCAG AAGAAGGTATTTGACCTGTTATACAAGATCGCAGACATTCCCTTCCTGAGTGCCTACAAGCTTAAAATATAC GATGTCATTGAGAAGGGTCAAGAGCAACCAAATCTCACTGTTGGAATTGTTGTAGCCGTTGTGGTTGTCATCGTGTCAGTTTTCTTGAGGCTCATATTTGGTGGGAAGAAGAAGCCC ACAAGGGTGGAGAAGACAAACGTAGAACCAGCAGAAACTGCAACTAGCCAAGGCAGTGGTGAGAATGAGGAAAACAAAGAGAAGGAGGAATCATCTGCCCCTGCACGTCGGAGGCCAACAAGGAGAGATAATTGA
- the LOC114413297 gene encoding uncharacterized protein LOC114413297 has protein sequence MVFRPMSGNWLALLRNSYGGKAAYATSTAPKMKAYAAAADYGHKQQHGKSAKRDFVAIYVAIGMIALSTGLGLHTAWQQLRNSPTVSVKKQRRETLPEVVEPDHVAEEAEKFMKKSFFRKVAHVQERSYPDHHQILSPIHGDAYTYTPRVETLKSVGVDPSHV, from the exons ATGGTTTTCAGGCCAATG AGTGGTAATTGGTTAGCACTGTTAAGAAACAGTTATGGAGGTAAAGCCGCGTACGCAACCTCAACAGCACCAAAGATGAAAGCGTATGCAGCTGCGGCTGATTACGGACACAAGCAACAACATGGGAAGTCGGCCAAACGGGACTTTGTGGCAATTTACGTGGCGATTGGGATGATAGCTCTGTCCACAGGGCTGGGTCTCCACACTGCGTGGCAGCAACTGAGGAATTCCCCGACGGTGAGCGTGAAGAAGCAGAGGAGGGAGACCCTCCCCGAAGTGGTGGAACCCGACCACGTGGCGGAGGAGGCTGAGAAATTCATGAAGAAATCCTTCTTCAGGAAGGTGGCGCACGTGCAAGAGCGTAGCTACCCTGATCACCACCAAATCCTTAGTCCCATTCACGGAGATGCCTATACTTATACCCCTCGTGTCGAGACCCTCAAGTCCGTTGGGGTCGATCCCTCGCACGTGTGA